The stretch of DNA ATGAAAAAACACCCAACCGAATGAGTGCTTCAACGGGTGCTTTTGCGTTTCGGGGAAAGCGAATCTCCAATGCAGATGTAGAGGATAACTTGCGGGAACACCTGCAAAGATGGACTCCTTATGTCGAAAAATTTGGTTTATTGGTGATTGAATTGCACACGATTGCGCCTTCATTGACTGCAAAAAATATCGGCCGCACGGCTGCAACAGCTTATGATGCCACACACGGTTTTTCGGATCAGTATATTGTAGAAATTGAAGTTTTTCACAAGATGGCGGCCGAAGCAGGTTTGTTTCCTGTCAAAAAACATTTTAGTCGGTTTCCCAATTCGGATTTGGGAACGGTAAGCATCAATTTGTTGAAGGCTAGAGGATAGCTAAACCTTTAACATAATTCAGACGCAATTAGCAGTTTTTTTGACAGACATCAAAGATTTTAGAAGTTTCGTTCTGTAAGAGATTTGCTGTTTGCAAAATAGTATTTCCTTTTTTTAAGAGTGAAACTTCCGAAGTCTAATCAGTTCTTCAAACCTATCTTCCAAGCAAAATCTACGCTCACAACATGTTCATAAGCAGATGGTTCTCCTTTGTCCAGTCTGATGAAAGTTGGTCTATATATCAAGCCAATATTGAAGTGAGAACCTGTCTGGTAATAACTCGAAAAAACAAGTCCCAAATTATGACTTCGTATTTTGTCCAGTTCCATTGCTGTAGGAAGCGGTTCAAAACCATCCGAATATTTAAGTTCCCAAATGTTTTTGGCGTAGGATAGCCCATAACCCAAAGAAAATCGGTTGATTTTGTAGTTGTTTGAAAAGCTAAGAGACACCGAACTCATGGATTCATATTGTCCATTCCCATCTACAGGTGCAGGAATCGGAACAAAGAAATCATCTACTGCACTCACAGATAAATTAAAATACTGGTTTTGAGAATGGTAATAGTCCAATCCCGCACTAATACCCCAAAAGCCTAAGCTGCTTTTGGTAGATTCAGTAGGAGGTTTCAAAAGAAATTGATTGATATGGGGTAGAGATACCTGAAAAAATAGTTCCCCTTTTCGATAAAGTGGCCTATATTTTGAAAAAGTAGGCAAGGTATCTGCCGAATTCAAAAAAACAATCTGCTGATAACCAAATCGTTTTGGGCTATTTGCTTCAGCGACCATACCTATGTAGCCTGTATAAAAAAAGTTGAGCCAATAAGCCACCGAATTTTGGGGGCGAATCGTAACTGTTTTGCTAAGGCTGTCCGTTTGAGCAGTTATTTCAACAGATTCATTCCCTCTTGTTAATTTAACAGTCGCTCTGTTATTTTCTGTTTGAATCGTATCTTTATGTACGATAATCGTTGAAGGTTCCGTAGTATAAACTGCTATGTTTGTCCAACGAGAGTTCATGACAGTAGCACAAGAACTTAAAAAACAACAACATGCAATCAAAAAAAAGATATTTTTCATATACAAGGTTTAAGTGTGAACTGATACCTAATAAAACGAAAAAAGGTCAGAAAGCGATGTCGGTAAATGAAAGTAAATTTAGACTTTGGACGAAAGATTAAAGACATAAGACAAAAAGTTTTAAATCATTGACAGCAAAGGAATTAAGTAAAATTGCATTTTCAATGCAATTTACTCATAACCAAATATTTACTTCTTTTGTCTTTCGTCTCAATAATAAATATTCACACCCTAAGCACAGGCTGCAAGACCTCCTTAATTTCTTCAAAAGCCCTCAAACAAGACTTATGTAGTCTCGGCATATTGAAAAAGGCATGAATCAAACCTTCATAGTCCGAGTGTTTCACTTCAACCCCTGCTTGCTTCAAACGATGGGCATACGCAATTCCTTCATCCTTCAATGGGTCAAATTCGGCGGTAATGATAAAAGTTGGAGGCATATTCGTCAAATCACGGCACAATAAAGGCGACATGAGTGGATTGTAAATATCTTCATCTTTGCTTTTGTAGTGATTCAAAAACCACTTCATCAGAGGTTTAGTGAGTAGATAACCTTCCGAAAATTCATTGATGGAAGGGTGATTCATTCGGGCATCGGTCGTAGGGTAAATCAGCACTTGATAACAGATAGCAGGCCCTTCATCCCTCGCTATTTGTGCCACAACCGTTGCCAAATTACCGCCTGCGCTGTCGCCCATTACCACCAACCGTTTGGCATCTGCATGAATAGACGCTGCATTTTCACTCGCCCAAACCGTTGCATCATAACAATCTTGGTGGGGAATGGGAAATTTGTATTCGGGAGCCAGACGGTAATCCACGCTGACCACCACTGCTTGATTGTCACGAGCCAATCTTCGACAAGCACCATCATGACTGTCTATGTCTCGAAGCACAAAACCGCCACCATGATAAAACACAATGAGGGGTAAATTATCCGCATCTATCGGTTGGTAAATACGAATGGGAATATCAAACCCATCTCTTGCTTTGACCGTTTGATTTTTTACTGCAAATAAATCAATTGGAGGATACTCAATGATTTTTTTAGCAGATTCAAAGGCTTCTCTGCTGACTTTTCGAGCAGTTGCAGCAGGCATTTCATAGACAGGTGTTTTTTCGGTAAAACGAAGCCACCAAAGAAGAAGTCGGATTTTTAGGGGCATAACTGTTGTTTAAGGAAAATGAAGTGAAATTTAATCATTCCTTTTGAAAGGAATAAATTGTAAGGACATAAATTTACATTTTATCAAAGTCCGAAAAACCGTAACTTGCACCCAAAATAAATTACGATGGATTTAGCAACTATTAATCAAATACTTACCATTCCTACCGAAGACAAGGCTAC from Chitinophagales bacterium encodes:
- a CDS encoding alpha/beta hydrolase, which encodes MPLKIRLLLWWLRFTEKTPVYEMPAATARKVSREAFESAKKIIEYPPIDLFAVKNQTVKARDGFDIPIRIYQPIDADNLPLIVFYHGGGFVLRDIDSHDGACRRLARDNQAVVVSVDYRLAPEYKFPIPHQDCYDATVWASENAASIHADAKRLVVMGDSAGGNLATVVAQIARDEGPAICYQVLIYPTTDARMNHPSINEFSEGYLLTKPLMKWFLNHYKSKDEDIYNPLMSPLLCRDLTNMPPTFIITAEFDPLKDEGIAYAHRLKQAGVEVKHSDYEGLIHAFFNMPRLHKSCLRAFEEIKEVLQPVLRV